The Bos indicus isolate NIAB-ARS_2022 breed Sahiwal x Tharparkar chromosome 12, NIAB-ARS_B.indTharparkar_mat_pri_1.0, whole genome shotgun sequence genomic sequence TCTTTTTTCACCTGGCACTGCTGGGCTGGGTCATTAGTGTTGCCAGTGACGTGTCTTCAGCTCTCCCAGCAGCCTGGTGTCTGCGGGGCTCAGAGCATCTCCTTAGGATAAACTGGAAGTGAAGGGACCCGGTCAAGGGCATGGACATGTTATAATTTAACAAACACATCGCCCTCTCCTCGCATATGAAGCTTATGCAGTGTTGCCCATTGGCAGCTGTGAGGAACTCTCCTGCTACAAACCAGCGGCCCGTGGGTGGGAGGCCTGTGATCCCATCACCGGGGTGGTGGCAGGGGTTCTGTGATCCCATCACCGGGGTGGGGTCAGGGGTTCTGTGATCCCATCAccggggtgggggacaggggttCTGTGATCCCATCAccggggtgggggacaggggttCTGTGATCCCATcaccggggtggggggcagggggcctgTGGTCCCATcaccggggtggggggcagggtagTGGGGAGGTGCTGTTACAGGTTGGGGGACGGTGCCGGCGCCCCCGCATCTCACAGCACGCCCCCcagtcttcctgccccaggagcaGGCCCTCAGCATCCTGCATCGGCCTCGGCGTGCCAACGGGTTCCTGGAGGAGCTGCTGCCGGGCTCGCTGGAGCGGGAGTGCAGGGAGGAGCTCTGCTCCTTCGAGGAAGCCCACGAGATCTTCCGCAACGAGGAGAGGACGGTGAGCTCGCCCGGTGCACTGGGGGCAGCCGGTGGGCTCTGGGCGCCGGGGGCTGGGGTCTCCCCATGCTGAGACCCCCTGCACACACCCTCCTCATCCAGAAGCACAGTTTCCTGTGCCCCCATCCCCCCAAGGATGGCCCCCTGACCCCGTAAGCCGTCCAGGCCCCGGGCAGGGCCGCCTGTCCAGCAGCCCTCAGAGACCCATCGGAGCCATCAGAGACCCTGGCCAGGGCCGCCTCAGGGATGCTCGAGTGAGGAGGGCACACCTAGGGAGCCTGTTCCTCCCCCAGCGGGGCGGAGCAGGCAGAGCGGGCCTCCCCTCCCGTCCACAAGCAAAGAGATGCCCGCTGAAATCGTCTCCTTCCAGGGGGCTGAGGATCAGGAGGCCAGGAGACAGGACCCTCTCTCCCCGCACACTCGAGGGACACCCCACACAGGACACACATCTGACACGCGTGGGACACACATCTGTCATGGGACACGAATcacacacacaggacacacaTCTCACACGCATAGAACACGTGCCTGGCACGGGACACACATCACATACACAGGACACATGTCTCACACGCACGGGACACACACCTGACACGggacacacatcacacacatagaACACACGTCTCACACGCATAGAACACGTGCCTGGCACGGGACACACATCACATACACAGGACACATGTCTCACGTGCATAGAACACACATCTGACACAGGACATGCATCACACACAGGACACACGTCTCACGCACACAGGACACACATCTCACACGCATAGAACACACGCCTGGCACagacacacatcacacacaggaTGCATGTCTCACACGCATAGGACACACACCTGGCATAGCACACACTCCGCACTCGCAGGCAGGGCTCACACGACCCTTCCCAGGCGTGCTGAGGATGGTCACCccttgagtctgtgtgtgtgttagttgctcattcgtgtccaaccctttgtgaccccatggactatagcccgccaggctcctctgtccatggggtttctccagacaagaacaccggagtgggttgccatgccttcctccagggatcttccttccatggggtttctccaggcaagaacaccggagtgggttgccatgccctcctccagggatcttccccccccagggactgaaccagcgtctcttacatcccctgcattggcgggcagcttctttaccactagcgccacctgcgaagccctcggggagcatgctgtgctgtgctgagttgctcagtcatgtctgactctctgtgaccccatgcattgtagcaccaggctcccctgtccatgattctcaggcaagagtgctggagtgggttgtggttTTCAGAACCTTCCAGCCGTTTTCACCTTGTTTTATTCTCACAGTAACACTGAGTTGTTTCTCACTGTTACTGACGAGGCCCCTGAAACTGGCAGGGCACTCGTGTGTGTCTTTTCCACATTCTCCTCGGTCAGCGGGTGTCTGGACAGTCAGCACAGCATCGGGAGCAGCTCCGGAGGCTCGGGGAGTGTGGGGTCTCGTCCGTGTTCACAGCTCCATGGCAGGGCTGGTGCTGAAGCCTGGGGTTGGGACTTGGGAGAGGACATTCGGACCTCTGTGGCCTTAGCAATGGGAGGGGCGGGTATTAGAGAAAAAACTCGCTTCCCTAGATGAACCCACCTGTCTCCATAGAGCGGTGTGGCTTCCAGAGCCCACAGGGAGGGCTGGTCAGAAGCCCCAGCCGCCTGGCGCCTCCCCCGCAGGGACGTGAACGCTTGCCCTGGCGCCCACGTCTCACGCGGCTTCCTCTTGCTCCCTCAGAGGCAGTTCTGGGTTTCCTACAATGGTGAGTAGGTGACTCCGACCCCATTTGCCGCCAGCCCCCGTCAGCCTTGTAACAGCGACTCGCCCGCAGACGGGGACCAGTGCGCCTCCAGCCCCTGCCAGAACGGGGGCTCCTGTGAGGACCAGCTCCGGTCCTACATCTGCTTCTGCCCCGACGGCTTCGAGGGCCGGAACTGTGAGACCGGTGCGGAGCGGGGCCGGGAGGCTGCCGACTCGCCAGGCGGGAGGGGCCTCGGCACCCTCGCAGGCTTCCACCCGGGCGTCTTGGGTGCGGGGTTCTGCGTGCTGGCCCGCTGGACGCCCTGTCCGCTTCTGGGCTCTGGGTGCGGGGCAAGGCTGGGGAAGCCACTCATCTCTGTCAGCTCCCCTGCTCCTTGGCATGGGGGTCCCACAGCCCCAGTGGCCAATGTGCTCAGACCCAGGACCCCCAGGCCCGGTCTCACCCTCCTGGGTCGTCTGCAGGGTGTCCCCTGAGCCGGGACCCCCAGGCCCGGGTCTCACCCTCCTGGGTCGTCTGCGGGGTGTCCCCTGAGCCGAGACCCCCAGGCCCGGTCTCACCCTCCTGGATTGTCTGCGGGGTGTCCCCTTCCTCCGCGcaggcctggcccctggcccAGGGAGGGGCAGCCACCGGGCTTCCTGCCCTGACCAGGGGCCGTGTCAGCTGTGCCCTGTGTCTGCAGACAAGCAGAGCCAGCTGATCTGCGCCAACGACAATGGCGGCTGTGAGCAGTACTGTGGGGCCGACCCGGGGGCCGGGCGCTTCTGCTGGTGCCATGAGGGCTACGCGCTCCAGGCAGACGGGGTGTCCTGCGCACCCACAGGTGAGGACCTGGGCCGAGTGCTTCCACTCCCGCTGAGCGCCACCGCCCTGCTGTGTGTCCTCTGTAGCCAAAAGGTGGGCCCCGGGGGAGCATCCCTGAGCCTCACCAGGGCGAGGGGGTGCTCTGGGCGGAGGGAGGAGGCATCCTCGCCAGCCCTGGTCTCCTGAGGATCGTGCGAGCGGCCTCGTCCAGGAGCCCAGAGAGAGCGGCCCCCTCAAACGCTGTCCCCTCTGGCCTGGGGCTTTCCCGGAGGAGGGTGGGAACCAAGAGCAGGGGTGGAGAGTGGCCAGGCTGCCTGAGACGCTGCTCACCCTGCGCAGCACGTCCCGGGCCCTTTGGTGGCGTCAGGCTGCCTGTATCCACCCCCGGATACACCAGCAGGACCCAGGCCCACGGGCCCTGCCGCCCGGCCCCGGCAGCTCCCCAGGGCCCCCGAAACCCCGGCCAAGAGCGGGCGCAGCCGCCAACACGGGGCACTCACTGGTGCAGCCGCACAGCCTCCATCTCACCCACGTCCTGCTGACTTCTGTCCCACACAGTGGAATATCCGTGCGGGAAAATACCTgttctggaaaaaagaaatggcagcaAGCCCCAAGGGCGAATTGTGGGGGGCCACGTCTGCCCCAAAGGGGAATGCCCCTGGCAGGTGAGGCTgcaggcctgggggagggagggcagggtcGCCCAGCAGGTGAACCTCCAGGACCGCTGGGTTGGGCCTGGCTGACGCTCTGCCAGAGCAGAGGACCCCAGCCCGGCATTTCCACGCTCTGGCCGGGGCCCACTCGCTCCCTGTCCCCTTACCTGGACGGACGCAGAGCCTCCGGCAGCCCCCACACGGGTGCAGGGAGGGGAGCCCCAGGTGGCCGTGACCATGACGTCATCCCCGCTGTGTGCCACGCCCACCAGGccatgctgaagctgaacgggGCGCTGCTGTGCGGGGGCACCCTGGTCGGCCCGGCCTGGGTGGTCTCCGCCGCCCACTGCTTCGAAAGGCTCCGGAGCAGGGGGAACCTGACGGCTGTGCTGGGTAGGTGGTGCgggcgcccccccaccccgcagaGCAAGCCCTCAGAGGAGAGTCTTGGGGCCAAGATTCCGGGCTTCCAACCACTGCTCCCACGAGCAGCGGCGACTTTCCCAGAGAGAGACGCATGCAGGCAGCGTGTGAGCAGGCCCCACACCCCAGGGCCCCTGTGCCCACCCCCCGCAGCCTCTCCCGCCCACACGCAGCCCCGGGTGACTCCGCTCCcaccaggagccccacaggggtGCCCTCCCCAGGTGCTCTGCCCGGCGGGCTTACTGGATGACTGGGGCCCCAGGGGGCAGGGGAACTGAGCAGCACCCCTCCTCATGCACCATGCTGCCCGCCCAAACCCCACTCACACCTCCGGCAACTCTGAGTCTGGATTCGCCCCAACTCTCCTGCCGGCAGCCCCGGGAGGATGCCCGCCCACCCTGGGGGGCGGAACGTGTGCCCCTCGCCCCCAGGAAAGGAGCCTGTGGTCCGTGTGGCGAGGGGGGCAACAGCAGATGGTCCTGGTACTCTGCAGGCGAGCACGACCTCAGCCGCGTGGAGGGCCCAGAGCAGGAGCGGCGGGTGGCGCAGATCATTGTCCCCAAGCAGTACGTGCCGGGCCAGACGGACCACGACGTGGCCCTGCTGCAGCTGGCCCAGCCCGTGGCCCTGGGCGACCACGTGGCACCCCTCTGTCTGCCCGACCCGGACTTCGCGGACCAGACGCTGGCCTTCGTGCGCTTCTCGGCCGTCAGCGGCTGGGGCCAGCTCCTGGAGCGCGGGGTCACCGCCCGCAAGCTCATGGTGGTGCTGGTGCCCCGGCTGCTAACCCAGGACTGCCTGCAGCAGTCGCGCCAGAGGCCCGGCGGGCCTGTGGTCACGGACAACATGTTCTGCGCTGGCTATAGCGACGGCAGCAAGGATGCCTGCAAGGGGGACAGTGGGGGCCCGCACGCCACACGCTTCCGGGGCACCTGGTTCCTGACCGGCGTCGTCAGCTGGGGCGAGGGCTGCGCGGCAGCCGGCCACTTTGGGATCTACACGCGGGTCTCCCGCTACACGGCCTGGCTGCGGCAGCTGATGGGCCACCCGCCGTCCAGGCAGGGCTTCTTCCAGGTCCCGCTGCTGCCCTAgcccctgccctgcaaataaagcCGCCGAGCGTGCCTGGCGCCCAGGCGCCAAAGGCGGAGATTCTCCTGTGGTTCCGGGGCAGGGAAGCGGGGGGAGGGAAACAGAAATGGAGACTGGGAgatggagagacacagagagggagggagagatggagggcGGGAGAGAGAAAGACCCAGAGTCAGAGACAGACGAGGAGGGTGGCAAAGGGGCCCTGGAGGCGCAGGAGGCATTGGAAGTGCCTGGACCGAACCGGAGGCCACACACGCGGGCAGCACAGGGCCGGTGCCGTCCTCGCTGTGACCTGCGCCACTTCCAGTCTGGCTTGTCACTCGCCCTAGCGTTGTGTCTTCATTCTGGGTAAATGCGagcaccgccccctccccacggTGATCGGCCTTCCACGTCCCTCTGAGTGTGCGGCACAAGCAGCCTCGCATGCTGCatgcctgcccctcccctgcccctgaccACAGGCAGGCCCGCCCCCTCCTGCTCTCCCTGCACGGTCCAGAGTCGTCTCTCAGAGACCCTCACGCTGGCCCTTGAGCCGGGCTCCTCCACAGTCACCAGCTTTGCTGGAGTGAACTCTCACGTGAAGCCATTTCCAATGCAGATGCTCTCCTGGGTTTGGGGGCTGCGTGTCTCTCCCAGCTGAGGCCCCAGGAGACCACACAAGCCTGAGGACCGGCAGGGCCCTCCGCAGAACGCAGGCTCCCAGGTCCCCCCAGCTCGgcagggtgggcggggccctCAACCTACTTTTTATGGAGTCTCTCAGGTGACAGCCACACCGGCTGCAGGGGCGGAGGAATGAGGAACCAGGTCGGGGAGCTCCAGACCCCACCCAAGCCTGGCCTGGTGAGTGCCCGCACCCTCGGGTCTCATCTGTCCAGCCCAGTACACCACACTTAGGGTTTTGGGGCCATGCCCTGCCGGACGGTCCAGCCATGCCTCGTGTCCTGAGCAGGGCTGGGAGAGCCTGGCCATGCGCCTGGACATACCCATCGCTCAGGCTGCCCAAAACAGCAGTGCTGAGTTGCTGGGTCAGAGGCCCCCGGGAGAAGAAGTCGTCCGACTTGCAGACTCGTGTGCTCACCGCCCGGCCTCCGCTGCCCCGGGCAGGCGGTAGTCTTTGGGGTTCTCACTGGGCACACACGTCAAGCACCCCGACCCTGGGCTGGGCCCCCTGGGGCCACTCCGGCTCCAGCTTGGCTGGTGCCCGCAGCCTCACCACTAACCCTCTCTGCCCCCCgtttcatctgtaaatggggtcCTGCTTCCATGAAACCGGAGCAGGCGGGATGAGGTGTGGGGACGATGGGTCACCCGGCTGTGGACCGTGAAGCGGGTTGTCCAGCATTCACGCAACCCCAGCTCACAGCTTAGGCTACAGACACTCGGGAGACTCTAGCCAAGATGTCCCAGGCCCCCAGAGACCTCAAGCCCAGAGCCTGCTGTTTCTTCCTGAATCGAAAGCTGGCTGGGCTCCTCTtcctggaagagaaggggagggggctGAAGGGACTGACTGGGTCCTGGGTGGGCCTCACCACACCCAGCAATGTTGGGGAGCATCGCCCGCCCAGACTGCTGGGTGCAGACACGGGGCAGGGGCAATGCAGAGAACAGAGGAGACCTCACTTTACCACAGCGACCTCTCTGCCAAAGACCAGCCCTGCCTGGGTGCCCAGCGGGAGTGTCTGGGGACATCACAGTCCATTCAGTGCGCTGGCGCTTGCCCCGCACCTGCTGTGAGCGGAGCCTCTCTCCACGCTGGACACAGGCCTGGTGCGCAGGCGTCCCACGTGGGGCTGGGCAGGCATGCTCGGCCAACAACAGAGCGTGACCCCCTTGCTTCCCAGGACCGCCCGTTGGCAGCTCGCAGACGTCTCCCTGCAGAGCCCCGCTCAGCCGCAGCGGTCGCGTCCCACCCCTGCTGCTCCCCAGAGGGGCGCTTCCTGGCTGGGagagcagcccccagcccagcgtGGTGCCCTCACCTCCCACCCAGCCTGGTAGAAAGCCCTGGGTCCTAACCCCACGCCCACACCCATGGCCGTGGACGGCACCCCGCCTCTCTCTAAAGCTCAGTTTTCTGTCCTAgaaaaacagatggggaaatgagaCATGACTTTTATCATGGTCGTAAAGATGAGAACAGAGCTGGATGTGGACGTCTGGGAACCACACAACGATGCTCCTGTTCTCAGAACAAAGTGCTCTGCGCACACGCCAGGCCCTTGGACACGGCTCAGGATGAGAGTGAGCTCAGCCGGGACCTCCCTGGGGCTGCAGGGGCAGGGCGGCCAGGCCCCCAgagccgccccccgcccccacaggcCTGGGCTCCAACCGGCGGCTGTGATAAGCAGGCTGGGCGCCAGCCGCCCTCCAGCCTGGGCGAGCGGACCTTGCCCTGGAGGCCTGTTGCGGCAGGGACTCACGGCTGTCCTCGGAAGGGCCCCACCATGGCGGGCCTGCTGCATCTCGTTCTGCTCAGCACCGCCCTGGGCGGCCTCCTGCGGCCGGCGGGGAGCGGTAAGTGGCCCTCACCCTGCGGACTGCAGGTGGccccgggggaggggaggggaggatccTGGCGATGCCCTTGAACTTCCTGAGTGGAGAGTGGGTGCACAGCCCCTGTGTAAGCTCGGCCTGAGATGCTGGCTGTGGTTTCAGCCTGGGGAGCTCAGGGCCAGGTGTGTCTCCCCGTGGGTGGGAAGTCGGTCAGAGGATCAGAGCAGAGGGAAATGTGGACAGAAAGAgacggggagagacagagagaaacaggGGCAGAGGGGGGAGGACAGGAGCCCCGGGAGgggcagcagcaggcagaggcagggaggagccCCTCGTCTCGGGGAGCAGAGGGGGTCAcaggcagaggcagggagaagCCCCTCATATGGGGGAGCAGAGGAGGATCACAGGCAGAGGTAGGGAGGAGCCCCTCATCTGGGGGAGCAGAGGGGTCacaggcagaggcagggaggagccCCTCATATGGGGGAGCAGAGGGGAATCACAGGCAGAGGTAGGGAGGAGCCCCTCATCTGGGGGAGCAGAGGGGTCacaggcagaggcagggaggagccCCTCATATGGGGGAGCAGAGGGGTCACAGGCAGAGGTAGGGAGGAGCCCCTCGTCTGGGGGAGCAGAGGGGTCacaggcagaggcagggaggagacCCTCTGTCCAGGGGAGCAGAGGGGTCACAGGCAGAGAGGGGCTTCCAAGGCAGGGAAGAGACGAGGGCCAGTGCCAGCCCCTCAGGCTGGCTCTGCCCGGAGAGGGGCTGCCCGACCTGAGACTGCACAGGGGGGGTTCTGGGCCTCCCAGGACCCAGGCCCGTCCTGGAGGCCAGAGAGCAGAGAGCGCAGAAGCAGCCCCAGACCTGCCTGCGTGCTTGCCTGCTGGGTGAGGCAGAAGTCCAGGAGCCCAGGAGGCTGGGaaacagggaagagagagaaagaggcaagtGGCACAGGAGGGTGGCCATGCAGGGGAAGGGGGGTGCTGTATCTCCAAGCAACCACTTGCTGGTGGAGAGGTCTGGAGTGTGGGGAGGGGCCCACAGAGGACAAGGCTGAGCCTGGCCCCACTAGGAAAACCAGCTGTCATTAAAAGAAGGGGGGTGCGGGTTGGAAGAGAAAGTAGTTGGAGGTAGGACAACCAAACACTTAGGAGTTCCATACACTCTCTAAAATAACCCTAAGAGAGAGGGGTTGTAACCCCCACTCGCCAGTACCCGGTAGTCGGTGACCAAGATGTATTTGCCGCCGGAGACGGCTGACTCTGCAGTCCTGCGTTTCAGTTTCCGACACGCGGAGCTTGGGGCTCTGAGACAGACTAGGGGGAACAGTCACTGCGGGGAGAGTTGCAAACACAGAGCTCAGGACGTGAGCTGGGACTGGAAATATCAGCTGGGACTAGAAACATATCAAATATATGACCCTGAGTCATCTGTCTTAGTGAGAAACTAAATTCTTCAGCAGAACAGAGGTAGAGAGCCCAGGCAGAGTGCCAGAGGAAGGAGCCAAGGGCCTCCCGTGGAGAGGGGGCAGACGGGGCGGGAGCGTGGGGACGGCTGAGCACAGACACGCGGGGAGGACCAGGGACCCCCAGACCCCAGACGCTGTCACAGGCAGGTCACGACTCCTTTGTGAGTCACGAAATCAAGTTAGCCGTTTTTTAATGAAACGGGACAGACTCAAGCAGGAAATTTTGTAACAGGTACTATTTTGTAGAAAATAATAGTAAGCACCATTTCTTGAAACTTGTTTTACTCGTGGGTTTGTGTGTCCTGGCGCTTGAAACAAGTCATGCTTTCAACTGTAGATGGTGTAAAACCAAGTCACAACTCCCCATCTAGCACAGAGCtcaggcctgggggagggggcagagggcacGGCTGAGCCCAGGGCAGAGCGGAGGAGTGGCCCAGGAGGGGCAGGCCCCAAGACCTCCAGCAGGGCAGAGTTCCAGGAGGTGCGGAGGTCTGCGCGGGCAGGCGGCCCCGGCGGGAGCGGCTCCGGGCACCGTCTGACCCGCCGCTCACGGGAGGCAGTGCGTGGCCACGTGGCGAGCCCGTGACAGCCTTGTCCTCCCGCCCCAGTGTTCCTGCCCCGGGACCAGGCCCACCGTGTCCTGCAGAGAGCCCGCAGGGCCAACTCATTCTTGGAGGAGGTGAAGCAGGGAAACCTGGAGCGAGAGTGCCTGGAGGAGGCCTGCTCACTAGAGGAGGCCCGCGAGGTCTTCGAGGACGCAGAGCAGACGGTGAGGAGCCGTGAGGCCCGGGCGCGGGCGGTGAGACGCGAGGCGTTGGGTCTTGGAACGGGCTCCGGGCCGGGCTGCACACAGGGTCCCCGGGCGCTCTTCACCCAGGCGTTTGCCAGACTCTCGGGGTCCAGGTCATCTCTTTAAGTAACAAGGGCGACTAACACCAGTAGACGTGCGTGCTCTGCCCTCCTCAGCATCATTCCCCACACGCTCTTCCTACGTCCTTATAGCTGCCATCCTTATAATTTGACAGTGTTGGACTCTTAGTCTGCTTTGGCCACGCCCCACTGCCCTGGGCaccttggttccccaaccagggactgagcctgcgcCCTCGGCAGTGGGAGCTCGTCCTGACCACCGGACCCCAGGCAGTTCCCTGAGTAATCCGCACCGTCAAGGCGAAGTCTCAGGTGAAGTTAGAAAACACTTTCAGCTGAACAAAGTGGGTGTGCAACAGAATCTGTGGAAGCCGCTAAGCAGCGCCTATGCGGAAGTTTATAGAATCACTGTGCTTACTGGGAAAGAAGTTCTCACAGTGACACTTTAAGCTTCCAccttaagacacacacacaaaaaggcaaaCCCCAAAGAGGAGAAATCAGCAAAATTAAAGACATgcaaaataacagagaaaataaataaaacgggTAAGATTTAACAAGATTgataaaaagaacacaaattatATCAAGAATGAAAGAGGGGACATTACTACAGGCCTTGTATATGGTAAAAGAATAATAGGTGAATACTATGAAAAATTCTATGCACAAATTTGGATGGCATTTGGACAATTTGGAGGAAATGGACCAATTCCTCAAAACCTTGAATTACCAAAGCACATAATATGACGGAGGTATCTGCAGATTCCACTTCTTAGGTAAAAGCCTTTGAACAGGAAATGTCAGGGCCCAGATGGGGTCACTGGTGTTTCaccaacatttaaagaagaaataacaccaaTTCTGTGTATTCGtttctagaaaagaaaaggaaacacttgtAAGTTAGTTTTCAATCAGCTTTACTCTGATACCAAACCCCACAAAGAcagaagaaggagggagggagaaagaaaggaagaaaactataaaacagcaCTTCACATGAGCCTCtcataaaaattctcaacaaattaTTAGCAAGTTGAATAAAGTAGATACAGATATGCATACAGAATAAATACAGATACAGATTTATAAGGATAGACGATGACCGAGCGGGTTTATCCAGGGCACACAAGTCTGGCTCAACATTTAAAATCAGTCGtatggacttccccggtggctcagatggtgaagaatctgcctgcctgcttTTCATCCTAGTGGATAAGGTAAGGGAGCAGGCCCTGGAATGGGCCTCTCCTCTTAAATCTTGTTCCCAACCCTGGAGAACAGGATGGGCACGCTGCCTTGTCCCACCTgctgttaaaaaaatattaaaaaaaaaaagaatctttctgcaatgcaggagacctgggttcaattcctgggttgggaagatctgctggagaaaggataggctacacactccggtattctggggcttccctggtggctcagctggcaaagaatctgcctacaatgcaggtgaccccagtaagattccttggttgggaagatccgctggagaagggaacggctcccTACcctagtatcctggcctggagaattccatggactgtgcagtccttgggatcacaaagagttggacgtgactgagcagctttccCTCACTCGCTCGGTTAATCCACCTAGAGAGCCCACATCGTCCTGTCACCTGATACAGAGAAGCACCACTGAGGATGCAACAGCCATTCATAACTGCAAAGACTTTAACCAAATCACAACTAAAAAGAACCTTTTTCAACAAGATGAAGACTATTAACCACACCAAAAGCTGAGTGCTTTCCCTGATACTGGAAGaaggcaaggatgtccactcCCAATACTCCTAATCCATCACTGCACTGGAAGCCCTAGCCATGCGGAAGGTTTAACAATAAgttaagaagaagaaataaaactatcccTATTGGTCAGTGACATGAtaatctacatagaaaatcccatggaatctaaaaaaaactcCTAAAATGTATGTGTCTAGCAAGGTCACAGAATACAAGGTCAGCACACAAATATTAATCATATTTCTATGTAGTAgtaacatacatgtgtgtgtgctcagtcacgtctgattccttgcagctggccaggctcctctgtccaaagaactttccaggcaagattactggagtgggtgggtttctatttccttccccaagtaGTGCACAGTTAGAaactaaagattaaaaagaattaatGCTACTTAGTATTGGCCCAAAGAAAAATACCCATGTGTAAATCTGGTAAACACACACAATCTATATGCCGAAATCTACAAAATGCTGTTGAAAGAAAGAGAACCTAAATAAGTAGACATAGACTGCTCATGGTTTGAAAGACAACATATTAAGAGATTGATTCCTCCCAATTTGatatatagatttaatgcaatgcAAATCAAACTTTCATCAGATTgagacaagctgattctaaaatttgaaatatgggaaagcaaaggaattaGAATACCTGAAacagttttgagaaagaagataAAGTTGGAGGAATCACACTACCTGATTTAAAGACGTATTATAACGTTACATTACTCACAGAGATACTGAAGTGTGGTACTGGTAAAGGAATAAAtacagatcaatagaacagaatagaaagcccacaAATAGACCCACGCAAATATGGCCAATTGACCTTTGACAAGGTGCATAAGCATTTCAGGGGAAAaagaattctttttcaaaaatggtATTGGAGTAATTGTACATctatatgcaaaaaagaaaaaaggtcagCTTTTTCTCACAACTACACAAAGTTAACTCAAATGCATCACATAGCTCTAGGGATAAAACAGGAAA encodes the following:
- the F7 gene encoding coagulation factor VII isoform X1; its protein translation is MLSQAWALALLCFLLSLWGSLPAARPPVFLPQEQALSILHRPRRANGFLEELLPGSLERECREELCSFEEAHEIFRNEERTRQFWVSYNDGDQCASSPCQNGGSCEDQLRSYICFCPDGFEGRNCETDKQSQLICANDNGGCEQYCGADPGAGRFCWCHEGYALQADGVSCAPTVEYPCGKIPVLEKRNGSKPQGRIVGGHVCPKGECPWQAMLKLNGALLCGGTLVGPAWVVSAAHCFERLRSRGNLTAVLGEHDLSRVEGPEQERRVAQIIVPKQYVPGQTDHDVALLQLAQPVALGDHVAPLCLPDPDFADQTLAFVRFSAVSGWGQLLERGVTARKLMVVLVPRLLTQDCLQQSRQRPGGPVVTDNMFCAGYSDGSKDACKGDSGGPHATRFRGTWFLTGVVSWGEGCAAAGHFGIYTRVSRYTAWLRQLMGHPPSRQGFFQVPLLP
- the F7 gene encoding coagulation factor VII isoform X2 is translated as MLSQAWALALLCFLLSLWGSLPAVFLPQEQALSILHRPRRANGFLEELLPGSLERECREELCSFEEAHEIFRNEERTRQFWVSYNDGDQCASSPCQNGGSCEDQLRSYICFCPDGFEGRNCETDKQSQLICANDNGGCEQYCGADPGAGRFCWCHEGYALQADGVSCAPTVEYPCGKIPVLEKRNGSKPQGRIVGGHVCPKGECPWQAMLKLNGALLCGGTLVGPAWVVSAAHCFERLRSRGNLTAVLGEHDLSRVEGPEQERRVAQIIVPKQYVPGQTDHDVALLQLAQPVALGDHVAPLCLPDPDFADQTLAFVRFSAVSGWGQLLERGVTARKLMVVLVPRLLTQDCLQQSRQRPGGPVVTDNMFCAGYSDGSKDACKGDSGGPHATRFRGTWFLTGVVSWGEGCAAAGHFGIYTRVSRYTAWLRQLMGHPPSRQGFFQVPLLP